A genomic window from Tolypothrix sp. PCC 7910 includes:
- a CDS encoding SDR family oxidoreductase, producing MQLKPISQQVVAIVGASSGIGRDTALKFAQRGAKVVVAARSEPGLKSLVEEIQSLGGVAKYVIADVSDFEQVKAIADQTVAEYGRLDTWVHTAATGVIAPFEKITPEEFARVIDVTLMGQVYGAMAALPYLKQTGRGALIHISSMEGRRSLPLQSPYSSAKHGLEGFLDALRVELQHEKWPISVTSILPATINTPFYNKVATKLGVKPTGVPPYYQPSLVADAILYVAEHPTRDFVVGDAGKILDFVQRISPPLADSLLLAIAFKGQRTNEPKSEDAPNNVFEPITGYDKVEGDFRQLSIPSFLESLDMNPPLKWGALAFAALGIAALVGIWGRNDI from the coding sequence ATGCAATTAAAGCCAATTAGTCAGCAGGTGGTAGCAATCGTTGGTGCTTCTAGTGGCATTGGGCGTGATACAGCGCTAAAGTTTGCCCAACGTGGTGCAAAGGTGGTGGTTGCTGCGCGTAGTGAACCAGGGCTAAAGTCCCTGGTGGAAGAAATTCAGAGTTTGGGTGGTGTTGCCAAGTATGTAATTGCTGATGTTAGCGATTTTGAGCAGGTAAAGGCGATCGCAGATCAAACTGTAGCAGAATATGGACGGCTTGATACTTGGGTTCATACTGCTGCTACTGGTGTGATTGCTCCTTTTGAGAAAATTACACCAGAGGAATTTGCCAGAGTTATCGATGTCACTTTGATGGGACAGGTATATGGTGCAATGGCGGCGCTACCTTATCTCAAACAAACGGGACGGGGGGCTTTAATTCATATTTCTTCTATGGAAGGTAGGCGCAGTCTACCTTTACAAAGCCCTTACTCTTCAGCCAAGCATGGTTTAGAAGGGTTCCTAGATGCTTTAAGGGTGGAATTACAACACGAAAAATGGCCTATCAGCGTTACCTCCATTCTGCCTGCAACAATCAATACACCTTTTTACAATAAAGTTGCCACTAAACTAGGAGTGAAGCCTACAGGAGTGCCTCCATATTACCAACCTAGTTTGGTTGCCGATGCCATTCTCTATGTGGCGGAACATCCTACCCGTGATTTTGTGGTTGGAGATGCGGGTAAGATATTAGATTTTGTGCAAAGGATCTCACCACCCTTAGCTGATTCTCTGTTATTGGCGATCGCTTTTAAAGGACAGCGTACCAACGAACCAAAATCAGAAGATGCGCCAAACAACGTTTTTGAGCCAATTACAGGCTATGACAAAGTTGAAGGCGACTTTAGACAGTTGTCTATACCTAGTTTTTTGGAAAGTTTGGATATGAATCCGCCACTAAAATGGGGTGCGTTAGCATTTGCAGCCTTGGGTATTGCTGCACTTGTAGGTATATGGGGTAGGAACGATATCTAG
- a CDS encoding ankyrin repeat domain-containing protein: MFQQYDEVKQSVESGANPNEICMIGEESFLPLHAAIAAGNEELAKLLIAKGADVKARNSKGETSLHFVSSSLTLANLLIEKGLDVNATNTNKLTPLHNLYGQLTKEVAQLLINKGAKVNVRSDEQLTPLHLTVAQGKLEVAELLIAKGADINARTIINFTPLHYAINRPELAKLLINKGANFYIKDNNGMAIIHQQSLDKEILELLIAKKVNVNFRSNDGKTPLHHHAINPEFTKLLISKGAAINAKDKLGRIPLHYAMKESGKIMVERGANINAKDKLGRTPLHTAILAEDYYTLDFVEYLLSKKAKVNIKDNEGKTPLQLALSRNNSAAVELLKKYRATATLN; the protein is encoded by the coding sequence TGTATGATAGGAGAAGAAAGTTTTCTGCCGCTTCACGCTGCTATTGCTGCTGGTAATGAAGAACTAGCAAAATTATTAATTGCTAAAGGAGCAGATGTCAAAGCTAGAAACTCTAAAGGTGAGACATCTTTACACTTCGTTAGTAGTTCATTAACGCTAGCAAATTTGTTGATTGAAAAAGGACTAGATGTTAATGCTACAAATACTAATAAATTGACACCTCTGCATAATCTTTATGGTCAATTAACTAAGGAAGTAGCACAACTTTTAATCAATAAAGGTGCTAAGGTGAATGTTAGGAGTGATGAACAGCTAACACCTTTGCATTTGACAGTAGCACAAGGAAAGCTGGAAGTGGCAGAGTTATTGATTGCAAAAGGTGCAGATATCAATGCAAGAACCATCATCAACTTTACACCGCTTCATTATGCTATTAATAGACCAGAATTGGCAAAATTACTAATTAATAAAGGTGCCAACTTTTATATTAAAGATAATAATGGTATGGCGATCATTCACCAGCAATCTCTAGATAAAGAAATTTTGGAATTACTGATTGCCAAGAAAGTCAATGTTAATTTCAGAAGCAATGATGGTAAAACTCCACTGCACCACCATGCCATCAACCCAGAATTTACCAAGCTATTGATTAGTAAAGGTGCTGCGATTAACGCCAAAGATAAATTAGGTAGAATACCATTACACTATGCCATGAAAGAATCGGGTAAAATCATGGTTGAAAGAGGTGCGAATATCAATGCTAAAGATAAGCTTGGTAGAACACCATTACATACAGCAATTTTGGCAGAAGATTATTACACCCTTGATTTTGTCGAATATTTATTGAGTAAGAAAGCCAAGGTAAATATTAAAGATAACGAAGGTAAAACGCCACTGCAATTAGCTTTGTCTCGTAATAATTCGGCGGCTGTTGAATTACTGAAAAAGTATCGAGCTACGGCTACATTAAATTAA